From the genome of Halomonas sp. MCCC 1A13316, one region includes:
- a CDS encoding heme biosynthesis HemY N-terminal domain-containing protein, with protein sequence MRKVLLIVLLGLALGALFGQLMVSVPGYWLVRVGDTSYQTSFWFGLVLLLTVFLILHFVLRILMRLSHPVSRLKVWNRRTRHRNAMKRTVRGLVALAEGRWKRAEKSLVKAADDSSTPLVNYLSAALAAHYQGRYEQADTLLKRAHLSTEGADTAVGLMQVQLMLDRQQYEEALAILTRLDRQLPNHPQVLKQLKQAYLSVNDWDGLRRLMPRLASRQLISPQERNQLELRAYKELLVHEARDPSNIERIRSLWADMPDSLRGNVELVVLYTEALVRGNEEGIAERLLRHSLKEHWDSRLVLRYGLLSVDPARQLVHAEKWLQERPNDPDLLLTLGRLALRNAYWGKAQEYFEASQRQRPSGVVCAELARLYANLGEHNKSQLYYRQSVELLDKSLPSLPQPAELEAAGKDGKASS encoded by the coding sequence ATGAGAAAAGTGCTGCTGATCGTTCTCCTCGGCCTGGCGCTGGGGGCACTGTTCGGCCAGTTGATGGTTTCGGTGCCGGGCTACTGGCTGGTGCGGGTGGGCGACACCTCCTACCAGACCTCTTTCTGGTTCGGCCTGGTGCTGCTGCTGACGGTGTTCCTGATCCTGCATTTCGTGCTGCGCATATTGATGCGCCTGAGCCATCCCGTCAGCCGGCTCAAGGTGTGGAATCGGCGCACCCGTCACCGCAACGCCATGAAGCGCACCGTGCGCGGCTTGGTGGCGCTGGCCGAAGGACGCTGGAAGCGTGCCGAGAAGTCGCTGGTCAAGGCCGCCGACGACTCCAGTACACCTCTGGTCAACTACCTTTCCGCCGCGCTGGCGGCCCACTATCAGGGCCGCTATGAGCAGGCGGATACGCTGCTCAAGCGGGCCCATCTCTCCACCGAGGGAGCCGATACGGCAGTCGGACTGATGCAGGTTCAGCTCATGCTGGATCGCCAACAGTACGAGGAGGCGCTGGCGATTCTGACCCGCCTCGACCGCCAGTTGCCCAACCATCCCCAGGTGCTCAAGCAGCTCAAGCAGGCCTATCTCAGCGTCAATGACTGGGACGGCTTGCGTCGTCTGATGCCGCGCCTGGCGTCGCGCCAACTGATCTCGCCCCAGGAGCGCAACCAGCTTGAATTGCGTGCCTACAAGGAGCTGCTGGTCCACGAGGCACGCGACCCGAGCAACATCGAGCGCATTCGCAGCCTGTGGGCAGACATGCCGGATTCGCTGCGCGGCAATGTCGAACTGGTGGTGCTCTATACCGAGGCGCTGGTGCGCGGTAACGAGGAGGGCATCGCCGAGCGCCTGCTGCGCCACTCGCTCAAGGAGCACTGGGACAGTCGCCTGGTGCTGCGCTACGGGTTGCTCAGCGTTGATCCGGCGCGCCAGCTGGTACACGCCGAGAAGTGGCTGCAGGAGCGCCCCAACGACCCCGACCTGCTGCTGACCCTGGGTCGCCTGGCGCTGCGCAATGCTTACTGGGGCAAGGCGCAGGAGTACTTCGAGGCCAGCCAGCGTCAGCGTCCCAGCGGCGTGGTGTGCGCCGAGCTGGCGCGGCTCTATGCCAACCTGGGCGAGCACAACAAGAGCCAGCTCTACTATCGCCAGAGCGTCGAGCTGCTCGACAAATCGTTGCCCTCGTTGCCACAGCCCGCCGAGCTGGAAGCGGCCGGCAAGGATGGCAAGGCGTCCTCCTGA
- a CDS encoding outer membrane protein assembly factor BamB family protein, which translates to MQPPSGDDPPEPPRQGPDAWMESAESWATLNGDLRAQKYSPADQITPENVGELEQAWEYHTGDVADGSDEVPMSVWSATPLFVNDTLYLGTPFYRIIALEPGSGEEKWTFDPEAPLEALTQANMKGRGVAYWEADEPLVGVACQKRVYIGTMDDKLHGVDADTGKRCADFGDNGMVDVNQWNTVNDKRPLSLFQPPTVYNDTLFLGWAGKDWTDAVAPPGTDFALDARTGERKWTFHALPEEVVDRTGTANVWASMSLDPETGLLYIPISSPSPNYYGGERTEELPQATLVTALNTETGEVVWSRQLVHHDIWDYDTVAPPTLVDIEKDGETVPTLVQPSKQGFLFVLNRETGEPVYPIEEREVPASDAEGEQASPTQPFVDVPEPVVPRDDYQQLEQSGERLWNEPFGQVQKHGFYMPESWGSVTIGAPVITRSGLIFIGASMDSRVRAIDLESGEVLWKHLVDAPAVSMPAVYTFQGKQYVTFAVGGNSILLPKVSDQVVSFALPE; encoded by the coding sequence ATGCAGCCGCCAAGCGGGGACGACCCACCCGAACCGCCGCGCCAGGGCCCGGATGCCTGGATGGAGTCGGCGGAAAGTTGGGCAACCCTCAACGGCGATCTGCGCGCCCAGAAATACTCCCCGGCCGACCAGATCACGCCGGAGAATGTCGGCGAGCTCGAGCAGGCCTGGGAGTACCATACCGGCGACGTCGCGGATGGCAGCGATGAGGTGCCCATGTCGGTATGGTCGGCAACCCCCTTGTTCGTCAACGACACGCTCTATCTGGGCACGCCTTTCTACCGCATCATCGCCCTGGAACCGGGCAGCGGCGAAGAGAAGTGGACCTTCGACCCCGAGGCTCCGCTGGAGGCTCTTACCCAGGCCAACATGAAGGGCCGCGGCGTGGCCTACTGGGAAGCCGACGAGCCCCTGGTTGGCGTGGCCTGCCAGAAGCGGGTCTACATAGGCACCATGGACGACAAGCTCCACGGCGTCGATGCCGACACGGGGAAACGCTGTGCCGACTTCGGCGACAACGGGATGGTCGACGTCAACCAGTGGAATACCGTAAACGACAAGAGGCCACTCTCGCTGTTCCAGCCGCCCACGGTGTACAACGACACGCTGTTCCTCGGCTGGGCCGGCAAGGACTGGACTGACGCCGTCGCGCCGCCGGGAACGGACTTCGCGCTCGACGCACGCACCGGCGAGCGCAAGTGGACCTTCCATGCGCTGCCCGAGGAGGTGGTCGACCGGACCGGCACGGCCAACGTCTGGGCCTCGATGTCGCTGGATCCCGAAACCGGACTTCTCTACATACCGATCAGTTCGCCGAGCCCCAACTACTATGGCGGCGAACGAACCGAGGAGCTGCCACAGGCCACCTTGGTGACGGCGCTGAACACCGAGACCGGCGAGGTGGTATGGAGCCGCCAGCTCGTACATCACGATATCTGGGATTACGATACCGTCGCACCTCCCACACTGGTCGACATCGAGAAGGATGGAGAGACCGTTCCCACCCTGGTACAGCCGTCCAAGCAGGGCTTCCTCTTCGTGCTGAACCGGGAAACGGGCGAGCCCGTTTACCCCATCGAGGAGCGCGAGGTACCGGCATCGGATGCCGAAGGCGAACAAGCTTCCCCAACTCAGCCCTTCGTCGACGTTCCGGAACCGGTGGTTCCGCGCGACGACTACCAGCAGTTGGAGCAGTCGGGCGAGAGGCTGTGGAACGAACCGTTCGGCCAAGTGCAGAAGCACGGCTTCTACATGCCCGAGTCGTGGGGATCGGTCACCATTGGCGCGCCGGTGATCACCCGTTCGGGGCTGATCTTCATCGGCGCCTCAATGGATTCGCGCGTACGCGCGATCGACCTGGAGAGCGGCGAGGTGCTGTGGAAACACCTGGTGGATGCCCCCGCCGTGTCGATGCCGGCGGTTTATACCTTCCAAGGCAAGCAGTATGTCACCTTCGCGGTGGGCGGCAACTCGATCCTGCTGCCCAAGGTCAGCGACCAGGTGGTCTCCTTCGCCCTGCCTGAGTGA
- a CDS encoding uroporphyrinogen-III synthase, whose amino-acid sequence MATGLPVLICRPGERAAALAAAIEAAGFPVANLDAMALEALPEEPAMRQAWLDFDHFHKVVVVSPFAAECLYQALDRYWPQLPLGTAWYAVGAATADTLHERFGARVHLPPAAAGEDTSEALLELASLRSLEGQRVLLVAGEGGREMLSDTLQARGARVTRVALYRRRLRPPPPDLQQRLVRGEYRALVVSSGELLEHLARWCTKATLNQPLIVSSRRLATLADDLGFRTPVVAPGATPAALAGAVAAACDQEDADVDQDDLEKG is encoded by the coding sequence ATGGCTACCGGGCTTCCCGTCCTGATCTGCCGGCCGGGCGAGCGTGCCGCGGCCTTGGCGGCGGCCATCGAAGCCGCCGGCTTCCCGGTGGCGAATCTCGATGCCATGGCGCTGGAGGCGTTGCCGGAGGAGCCGGCGATGCGCCAGGCGTGGCTCGACTTCGATCACTTTCACAAGGTGGTGGTGGTGAGTCCCTTCGCCGCCGAGTGCCTCTACCAGGCGCTTGACCGCTACTGGCCGCAGCTGCCGCTGGGTACCGCCTGGTATGCGGTGGGGGCAGCCACGGCCGATACCTTGCATGAAAGGTTCGGTGCCAGGGTGCACCTGCCACCGGCCGCTGCCGGAGAAGACACCAGCGAGGCATTGCTGGAGCTCGCCTCGCTGCGTTCGCTCGAGGGCCAGCGCGTGCTGCTGGTGGCGGGCGAGGGCGGGCGTGAGATGCTGAGCGATACACTGCAGGCGCGCGGCGCGCGGGTCACGCGCGTGGCGCTCTACCGGCGGCGCCTGCGACCGCCGCCACCCGACCTGCAGCAGCGCCTCGTAAGGGGTGAGTACCGGGCGCTGGTAGTGAGTAGCGGAGAATTACTCGAACATCTGGCAAGATGGTGCACCAAGGCCACCTTGAACCAACCGTTAATCGTGTCCAGTCGTCGCTTGGCTACACTGGCCGACGACCTGGGGTTCCGCACACCCGTGGTGGCACCGGGAGCCACACCGGCGGCGCTTGCAGGCGCAGTGGCTGCGGCCTGTGACCAGGAGGATGCCGATGTCGATCAAGATGATCTCGAAAAGGGCTAG
- the ybiO gene encoding mechanosensitive channel protein encodes MAQPADDAAVPAPEALAELLENEQTRQQLIDHLRRQAADPELATETSQAEEAISLPRRLAEMTSRIVSDIGGEVRNLFDIVAGLFSTQTDTTAQDWGAFTTAVINLGLVVLATFVLFMSFRQLSRPLFTRLSRWSRQESGLNPTIRLVLCVAVAALTDAMVVALAYLGGNLIATFAIGESGELSTRASLFLNAFMIIELIKAALRMLFSSRYEGLRLLPISAGEASYWNRWLARLVGLVGYGLLVVVPLVSVYLAPTLGQGVGALIMFGAFFYAVAVVLKNRTRIRDELNALAARSDFTATRISLQLFARTWHLFALAYFLMVLILTLTRPVDALPFVLFATLKTVVVVVVGMLLSNLLTQIIGRRIRLSDDLRRKLPQLEPRLNSYVPNALRVIRTVILIAVVMLVLNAWGAFDLAAWYASEAGRGLVGKLISVAVILLVAIAVWLALASLIEHKLNPETGKGEPDARAKTLLSLFRNALAIALITMTVMIVLSEIGINIGPLIAGAGVLGLAIGFGSQKLVQDIITGVFIQVENAMNTGDVVSVGGITGTAERLSIRSVGIRDLFGTYHIVPFSSVDTVSNFMREFGYHVGEYGIAYRESIDEAIVALREAFDELAADDEHKMSILAPLEVAGVIALADSSVNIRVRIKTTPGTQWGVGRAYNRLVKLHFDAKGIEIPFPHTTLYFGVGKEAEAPPANVRLMRQNFDIDGRPGGQPRSGESSRESEDDPRAKSDPPPQGDYGEERD; translated from the coding sequence ATGGCCCAGCCTGCCGACGACGCCGCCGTTCCCGCTCCGGAAGCCCTGGCCGAGCTGCTCGAGAACGAGCAGACGCGGCAGCAACTGATCGATCACCTGCGCCGCCAGGCGGCCGACCCTGAACTGGCCACCGAGACCAGCCAGGCAGAAGAAGCGATATCGCTGCCCAGGCGGCTGGCCGAAATGACCAGCCGCATCGTCAGCGATATCGGCGGCGAGGTGCGCAACTTGTTCGATATCGTGGCGGGGCTGTTCAGCACGCAGACCGATACCACCGCCCAGGACTGGGGCGCCTTCACCACGGCTGTGATCAACCTGGGGCTGGTGGTCCTGGCCACCTTCGTCTTGTTCATGAGTTTTCGCCAACTGTCGCGTCCGCTCTTCACGCGGCTCAGCCGGTGGTCGCGGCAGGAAAGCGGGCTCAATCCGACCATCCGCCTGGTACTGTGTGTCGCCGTCGCTGCGCTGACCGACGCGATGGTGGTGGCGCTGGCCTACTTGGGCGGCAACTTGATCGCCACCTTCGCCATCGGCGAAAGCGGCGAGCTGTCGACCCGTGCCTCGCTGTTCCTCAATGCCTTCATGATCATCGAACTGATCAAGGCGGCACTGCGCATGCTGTTCTCGTCGCGCTATGAGGGGCTCAGGCTGCTGCCCATCTCGGCCGGTGAGGCCTCCTACTGGAATCGCTGGCTGGCGCGACTGGTCGGCCTGGTGGGCTACGGCCTGCTGGTGGTGGTGCCGCTGGTCAGTGTCTATCTGGCGCCCACGCTGGGCCAAGGTGTCGGCGCGCTGATCATGTTCGGCGCCTTCTTCTATGCCGTGGCGGTCGTGCTCAAGAATCGTACCCGCATTCGCGATGAGCTCAATGCCCTGGCGGCACGCTCCGACTTCACCGCCACCCGGATCTCCCTGCAACTGTTCGCGCGCACCTGGCACCTGTTCGCCCTGGCTTACTTCCTGATGGTGCTGATACTGACCCTGACGCGTCCGGTGGATGCCCTGCCGTTCGTACTCTTCGCCACGCTCAAGACCGTGGTCGTGGTGGTGGTCGGTATGCTGCTGTCGAACTTGTTGACGCAGATCATCGGCCGCCGCATCCGGCTCTCCGACGATCTGCGCCGCAAGCTGCCGCAGCTCGAACCGCGGCTCAACAGCTATGTGCCCAACGCGCTGCGGGTCATCCGCACCGTGATCCTCATCGCGGTGGTGATGCTGGTGCTCAACGCCTGGGGCGCCTTCGACCTGGCCGCCTGGTACGCTTCCGAGGCGGGACGCGGCTTGGTCGGCAAGCTGATCAGCGTGGCCGTGATCCTGCTGGTCGCGATAGCCGTATGGCTGGCGCTGGCCAGCCTGATCGAGCACAAGCTCAACCCGGAAACAGGCAAGGGGGAGCCCGACGCCCGCGCCAAGACCCTGCTGAGCCTGTTCCGCAACGCACTCGCCATCGCCCTGATCACCATGACCGTGATGATCGTGCTGTCCGAGATCGGCATCAATATCGGGCCACTCATCGCCGGTGCCGGTGTGCTCGGCCTGGCCATCGGTTTCGGCTCCCAGAAGCTGGTGCAGGACATCATCACCGGCGTCTTTATCCAGGTGGAGAACGCCATGAACACCGGAGATGTGGTCTCGGTGGGCGGTATCACCGGCACCGCCGAACGGCTCAGTATCCGCTCGGTGGGCATCCGCGACCTCTTCGGCACCTACCACATCGTGCCCTTTTCCAGCGTCGATACCGTCTCCAACTTCATGCGCGAGTTCGGCTATCACGTCGGCGAGTACGGCATCGCCTATCGCGAGAGCATCGACGAGGCGATCGTCGCCCTGCGCGAGGCCTTCGACGAGCTGGCCGCCGACGACGAGCACAAGATGAGCATCCTCGCGCCGCTGGAAGTGGCCGGCGTCATCGCACTGGCCGACAGCTCGGTGAACATACGCGTGCGCATCAAGACCACCCCGGGCACCCAGTGGGGCGTCGGCCGGGCCTACAACCGCCTGGTCAAGCTGCACTTCGACGCCAAGGGCATCGAGATTCCCTTCCCCCATACCACCCTCTACTTCGGCGTGGGCAAGGAAGCCGAGGCGCCGCCGGCCAACGTGCGGCTGATGCGGCAGAACTTCGACATCGACGGCCGACCCGGCGGCCAGCCCCGCTCCGGCGAGAGCAGCCGCGAAAGCGAGGACGACCCGCGCGCCAAATCCGACCCGCCCCCCCAAGGCGACTACGGCGAGGAACGGGATTAA
- the hemC gene encoding hydroxymethylbilane synthase has protein sequence MRSNTTLRIATRKSLLAMWQAEHVRDLLMGEHPGLEVELVALSTRGDKILDTPLAKIGGKGLFVKELEEAILDGRADIAVHSMKDVPMHFPEGLGLSVIFAGAEPTDAFVSNHYGSLDELPEGARIGTSSLRRGLQMREQRPDLEILTLRGNVQTRLAKLDAGEFDAIILATSGLKRLGLGERISQELPPEVCLPACGQGALGIECRISDPELIALLAPLDDPITATRVRAERAMNTRLEGGCQVPIGGYAVFEDDGQTLWLRALVGNPEGTEVLRAEGRGSIHEPEALGVRVAEELLEQGAGEILAQVYGA, from the coding sequence GTGCGATCCAACACAACGCTGCGCATTGCCACCCGCAAGAGTCTGCTGGCCATGTGGCAGGCCGAACACGTTCGCGACCTGCTCATGGGCGAGCATCCTGGGCTCGAGGTGGAGTTGGTCGCTCTCTCCACCCGTGGCGACAAGATACTCGATACGCCGCTGGCGAAGATCGGCGGCAAGGGCCTGTTCGTCAAGGAGCTGGAGGAGGCGATCCTGGATGGTCGCGCCGATATCGCCGTGCACTCGATGAAGGACGTGCCCATGCATTTCCCCGAGGGCCTGGGATTGTCGGTGATCTTCGCCGGCGCCGAGCCCACCGACGCCTTCGTCTCGAACCACTATGGCTCGCTCGACGAGCTGCCCGAGGGCGCTCGCATCGGCACTTCGAGCCTGCGTCGCGGTCTGCAGATGCGCGAGCAGCGCCCCGATCTGGAGATACTCACCCTGCGCGGCAATGTCCAGACCCGCCTGGCCAAGCTCGATGCCGGTGAATTCGATGCCATCATCCTGGCCACCTCCGGGCTCAAGCGCCTGGGGCTTGGCGAGCGTATCAGCCAGGAGCTGCCACCCGAAGTGTGCCTGCCCGCCTGCGGCCAGGGCGCGCTGGGCATCGAGTGTCGCATCAGCGACCCGGAGCTGATTGCGCTGCTGGCGCCGCTGGACGACCCCATCACGGCGACTCGGGTGCGCGCCGAGCGGGCCATGAACACCCGCCTGGAAGGTGGCTGCCAGGTGCCCATCGGCGGCTATGCCGTGTTCGAGGATGACGGCCAGACCCTGTGGCTGCGGGCGCTGGTAGGTAACCCCGAGGGCACCGAAGTGCTGCGCGCCGAGGGGCGCGGTTCGATCCACGAGCCGGAGGCGCTGGGTGTACGAGTGGCGGAAGAGCTGCTGGAGCAGGGTGCCGGTGAAATCCTGGCGCAGGTCTACGGCGCCTGA
- the argH gene encoding argininosuccinate lyase → MSTSSATPGTNQSWGGRFSEPTDAFVERFTASVDFDRRLALQDIQGSIAHATMLARVGVLTDAERDAIVAGLTEIRGEIERGEFQWSVKLEDVHMNIEARLTDKIGITGKKLHTGRSRNDQVATDIRLFLRDEIDVVEAELKRLREGLIELAAREADTIMPGFTHLQTAQPVTFGHHLLAWHEMLARDHERLLDCRRRVNVMPLGAAALAGTTYPIDRHVTAELLGFSRPAENSLDAVSDRDFAIEFTSFASILLMHLSRMSEELVLWTSAQFDFIDLPDRFCTGSSIMPQKKNPDVPELVRGKTGRVYGHLMGLLTLMKSQPLAYNKDNQEDKEPLFDTLDTVRDCLKAFADMVPAIEARKASMYEAARRGFSTATDLADYLVRRGVAFRDAHEIVGQSVAFGLREKKDLSEMSLDELRQFSDTIEADVFEVLTLEGSVAARNHIGGTAPDQVRAAAQRARETLTALGREA, encoded by the coding sequence ATGAGCACTAGTTCCGCAACCCCCGGCACCAACCAGTCCTGGGGCGGTCGCTTCAGCGAACCCACCGACGCCTTCGTCGAACGTTTCACCGCCTCGGTCGATTTCGACCGACGCCTCGCCCTGCAGGACATCCAGGGCTCCATCGCCCATGCCACCATGCTGGCCCGGGTGGGCGTACTGACAGATGCCGAGCGCGACGCCATCGTCGCGGGCCTCACCGAGATCCGTGGCGAGATCGAGCGCGGCGAGTTCCAGTGGTCGGTGAAGCTCGAGGACGTGCACATGAATATCGAGGCGCGCCTGACCGACAAGATCGGCATCACCGGCAAGAAACTGCACACGGGGCGTTCGCGCAACGACCAGGTGGCCACCGACATCCGCCTGTTCCTGCGCGACGAGATCGACGTGGTCGAGGCGGAGCTCAAGCGACTGCGCGAAGGATTGATCGAGCTCGCCGCGCGCGAGGCCGACACCATCATGCCCGGTTTCACTCACCTGCAGACCGCCCAGCCGGTGACATTCGGCCACCATCTGCTGGCCTGGCACGAGATGCTCGCCCGCGATCACGAGCGCCTGCTCGACTGCCGCCGCCGGGTCAACGTGATGCCGCTGGGCGCCGCGGCGCTGGCCGGCACCACCTACCCCATCGACCGCCACGTCACCGCCGAACTGCTAGGCTTCTCGCGCCCCGCCGAGAACTCGCTCGACGCCGTCAGCGATCGCGACTTCGCCATCGAATTCACCAGCTTCGCCAGCATTCTGCTGATGCACTTGTCGCGCATGAGCGAGGAACTGGTGCTATGGACCAGCGCTCAGTTCGACTTCATCGACCTGCCCGACCGCTTCTGCACCGGCAGCTCGATCATGCCGCAGAAGAAGAACCCCGACGTGCCCGAGCTGGTACGCGGCAAGACCGGGCGCGTCTACGGTCACCTGATGGGCCTGCTGACGCTGATGAAGTCGCAGCCACTGGCCTACAACAAGGACAACCAGGAGGACAAGGAGCCGCTGTTCGATACCCTCGACACGGTGCGCGACTGCCTCAAGGCCTTTGCCGACATGGTCCCCGCCATCGAGGCGCGCAAGGCGAGCATGTATGAAGCGGCTCGCCGCGGCTTCTCCACCGCCACCGATCTCGCCGACTACCTGGTGCGCCGCGGCGTGGCCTTCCGCGACGCTCACGAGATCGTCGGCCAGTCGGTGGCCTTCGGCCTGCGCGAGAAGAAGGATCTCTCCGAGATGAGCCTCGACGAGCTGCGCCAGTTCTCCGATACGATCGAGGCCGATGTCTTCGAAGTGCTGACCCTTGAGGGCTCGGTGGCGGCGCGCAACCATATCGGCGGTACCGCACCGGATCAGGTGCGCGCCGCTGCGCAGCGCGCCCGCGAGACACTGACGGCGCTGGGGCGCGAGGCATGA
- a CDS encoding uroporphyrinogen-III C-methyltransferase, with protein MSKQTNEQDEQKAPSAKGQGDKSREGGVKDKPGSDAGKGRSQRGSSSSPPAAGEKPPAAPANAPVSQGKSATADSSAPSAAKSADASSTSDKAGDKSASNGKPTGSDKPTGGEKAAAVKLESDKPSATSGKSADTKPAASGKPSGDGSAKAAPAGGGGTPASTSADGGGKGGGRVAGVLALILVLFLGIGAGLFAWNTWERLDAQQQNLADLEERAVTSADEFASLREQLDSGEQERNAALEKAVESMQDEFASYRSEVDETLDQVLEELSREQDTDEREWLHAEAAYLLRLANQRLQLERDVEGAKALLRTADARLNEADNPALLSVRRAIASELSILDGVPEVDRTGLYLALNAQQERLSQLPLSRELEEIPARSGIEEAPSGAWQEQLSRFGQELKDLVVIRHHDEALEGLVAPEQESYLRQSARLILEQAQLALLEEEQALYEASIDKALELVRGYYDTENGEVQSVIERLEELKGKNIQPELPDISGSHEALAEFIERRFGSRNGQGDDA; from the coding sequence ATGAGCAAGCAGACCAACGAGCAGGACGAACAGAAGGCGCCTTCCGCAAAGGGCCAGGGCGACAAGAGCCGTGAGGGCGGGGTCAAGGACAAGCCCGGCAGCGACGCCGGCAAGGGCCGTTCTCAACGTGGCAGCTCATCGTCGCCGCCCGCGGCAGGCGAGAAGCCACCGGCAGCCCCCGCCAATGCTCCCGTGAGTCAGGGCAAGAGCGCTACGGCAGACTCCTCTGCTCCGTCCGCCGCCAAGTCGGCAGACGCCTCGTCGACCTCGGACAAGGCCGGGGACAAGTCCGCCAGCAATGGCAAGCCCACCGGCAGCGACAAGCCCACCGGCGGTGAAAAGGCTGCGGCCGTGAAGCTGGAGAGCGACAAGCCGAGCGCGACGAGCGGCAAGAGTGCCGATACCAAGCCGGCCGCTTCCGGCAAGCCCTCCGGGGACGGCTCGGCCAAGGCGGCACCGGCCGGAGGCGGCGGCACGCCGGCCTCGACCAGCGCCGACGGCGGTGGCAAGGGCGGCGGTCGTGTTGCCGGCGTGCTGGCGCTGATCCTGGTGCTGTTCCTCGGTATCGGCGCCGGCCTCTTCGCCTGGAACACCTGGGAGCGCCTCGACGCCCAGCAGCAGAATCTGGCCGATCTCGAGGAGCGTGCCGTCACCTCGGCCGATGAGTTCGCCAGCCTGCGTGAACAGCTCGATAGCGGTGAGCAGGAGCGCAATGCGGCCCTGGAGAAGGCGGTCGAGTCCATGCAGGACGAGTTTGCCAGCTACCGCAGCGAGGTCGATGAGACGCTCGACCAGGTGCTTGAGGAGCTCTCCCGCGAACAGGACACCGACGAGCGTGAGTGGCTGCATGCCGAGGCAGCCTACCTGCTGCGCCTGGCCAACCAGCGCTTGCAGCTCGAGCGCGACGTGGAAGGGGCCAAGGCGCTGCTGCGCACCGCCGATGCGCGCCTGAACGAAGCCGACAACCCCGCCCTGCTTTCGGTGCGCCGCGCCATCGCCTCGGAGCTGTCGATCCTCGACGGCGTGCCGGAGGTCGACCGCACCGGTCTCTACCTGGCGCTCAACGCCCAGCAGGAGCGTCTGTCGCAGCTGCCGCTGTCGCGCGAGCTTGAGGAGATCCCGGCGCGCTCGGGCATCGAGGAGGCGCCCAGCGGCGCTTGGCAGGAGCAGCTCTCGCGCTTCGGTCAGGAGCTGAAGGATCTGGTCGTCATTCGTCACCATGACGAGGCGCTCGAAGGCCTGGTCGCGCCGGAACAGGAATCCTACCTGCGCCAGAGCGCACGCCTGATATTGGAACAGGCCCAACTGGCGCTGCTCGAGGAGGAGCAGGCGCTGTACGAGGCCAGCATCGACAAGGCGCTGGAGCTGGTTCGCGGTTACTACGATACCGAAAATGGCGAGGTGCAGTCGGTCATCGAACGACTCGAGGAGCTCAAGGGCAAGAACATCCAGCCCGAGCTGCCTGACATCAGCGGCTCCCACGAGGCCCTGGCCGAGTTCATCGAGCGCCGTTTCGGTTCGCGCAACGGCCAGGGAGATGACGCATGA